From Haloglomus litoreum, the proteins below share one genomic window:
- a CDS encoding metallophosphoesterase: MVTYLISDFHFGDKWIQSCRRDFDTVEQMNTHLKSRCLAVVDESDELVFLGDIIGKNGDENEAWTWWGELPIDIWVAGNHDPFERSEFSDLPLPLHAEYSFAANGFEFHCCHKPSQLPDDYEGWGIYGHKHNENPEEYPFLDQESSRINLSASMINYEPVSIDEIISYIETEESYTTRLDTG; this comes from the coding sequence ATGGTAACTTATCTCATCTCTGACTTCCACTTCGGTGATAAGTGGATACAATCATGCCGCCGAGATTTTGATACAGTAGAGCAGATGAACACCCATCTCAAGTCACGCTGTCTGGCCGTCGTCGACGAATCCGATGAGCTCGTATTTCTCGGCGATATTATCGGCAAAAATGGAGATGAGAACGAAGCATGGACATGGTGGGGTGAACTTCCAATTGACATCTGGGTAGCAGGCAATCATGACCCGTTCGAACGGTCGGAATTCTCCGACCTTCCACTTCCGCTACACGCTGAATATTCGTTTGCTGCCAACGGGTTCGAATTCCATTGCTGTCACAAGCCGAGTCAGCTCCCTGATGATTACGAGGGATGGGGAATCTACGGTCACAAGCACAATGAGAATCCCGAGGAGTATCCGTTCCTGGATCAGGAATCCAGCAGAATCAATCTTTCAGCGTCCATGATTAATTATGAACCCGTCTCCATAGATGAAATTATATCGTACATCGAAACGGAAGAAAGCTATACTACTCGACTGGATACCGGCTGA